From Rhodamnia argentea isolate NSW1041297 chromosome 10, ASM2092103v1, whole genome shotgun sequence, a single genomic window includes:
- the LOC115735016 gene encoding enolase, which yields MAKIKYIKARQIFDSRGNPTVEVDVTLEDGTFARAAVPSGASTGIYEALELRDGGSDYLGKGVSKAVENINKIIGPALVGKDPTDQEGIDNFMVQQLDGTVNEWGWCKQKLGANAILAVSLAVCKAGAAANKIPLYKHIANLAGNSKLVLPVPAFNVINGGSHAGNKLAMQEFMILPVGASSFKEAMKMGVEVYHHLKAVIKKKYGQDATNVGDEGGFAPNIQENKEGLELLNIAIAKAGYTGKVVIGMDVAASEFYGEDKTYDLNFKEEGNDGSQKIPGDALKDLYKSFASEYPIVSIEDPFDQDDWEHYSKMTCEMGEHVQIVGDDLLVTNPKRVQKAINEKTCNALLLKVNQIGTVTESIEAVKMSKRAGWGVMASHRSGETEDTFIADLSVGLATGQIKTGAPCRSERLAKYNQLLRIEEELSAEAVYAGAHFRKPVEPY from the exons ATGGCCAAGATCAAGTACATCAAGGCGAGGCAGATCTTCGACAGCCGTGGCAACCCTACGGTCGAG GTTGATGTGACTCTTGAAGACGGGACCTTTGCTAGAGCTGCTGTTCCTAGCGGTGCATCCACCG GGATCTATGAGGCACTCGAACTGAGGGATGGTGGGTCTGATTATCTTGGAAAGGGTGTTTCCAAG GCGGTTGAGAATATCAACAAGATCATCGGCCCTGCCCTAGTTGGAAAG gatccAACAGACCAGGAAGGTATTGACAATTTCATGGTTCAACAACTTGATGGAACTGTGAACGAGTGGGGTTGGTGTAAGCAAAAG CTTGGAGCAAATGCTATACTTGCCGTGTCCCTTGCGGTCTGCAAAGCCGGGGCTGCTGCTAACAAAATTCCCCTATATAAG CACATTGCCAACCTTGCTGGTAACAGCAAATTGGTATTGCCTGTGCCCGCTTTTAATGTTATTAATGGAGGCTCACATGCTGGAAACAAACTTGCAATGCAG GAGTTCATGATTCTTCCAGTTGGAGCTTCCTCATTTAAGGAGGCCATGAAGATGGGTGTTGAAGTATATCACCATTTGAAG GCTGTGATTAAGAAGAAATACGGTCAGGATGCCACTAATGTTGGTGATGAAGGTGGATTTGCTCCTAATATTCAG gaGAACAAGGAGGGTCTAGAGTTGCTCAACATAGCCATTGCAAAAGCTGGTTACACTGGCAAA GTTGTTATTGGAATGGATGTTGCTGCATCTGAGTTCTATGGAGAAGATAAAACCTATGATTTGAACTTCAAGGAAGAG GGCAATGATGGATCTCAGAAGATCCCTGGAGATGCTCTCAAAGATTTGTACAAGTCATTCGCAAGTGAGTACCCTATCGTGTCGATTGAGGATCCCTTTGACCAGGATGACTGGGAGCACTACTCAAAGATGACCTGTGAAATGGGTGAACACGTCCAAATTGTGGGGGATGATCTGTTGGTCACCAACCCTAAG AGGGTGCAGAAGGCGATTAATGAGAAAACTTGCAATGCTCTCCTTCTCAAG GTTAATCAAATTGGAACTGTTACTGAGAGTATTGAAGCTGTAAAGATGTCGAAGAGAGCTGGGTGGGGAGTGATGGCTAGCCACCGCAG TGGAGAAACGGAAGACACTTTTATTGCCGACCTTTCTGTGGGTTTGGCCACG GGTCAAATTAAGACTGGAGCTCCATGCAGGTCAGAGCGGCTGGCTAAATACAACCAG CTCTTGCGAATTGAAGAGGAGCTCAGCGCAGAAGCTGTTTATGCTGGAGCACACTTCCGCAAGCCTGTTGAACCCTACTAG